From the genome of Solanum lycopersicum chromosome 7, SLM_r2.1:
TGGCGGTTCGATAAGTGGTGAGAGTAAACAAAAATTGACAATGTCATTAGTTTTTCATTGACACCAGCTCGGGATTTCTATATCCCATCGGCAATAGTCCAGACATATTTTAACTATTATTCTTTAGTATCACACCAACGTGTACAAAAAATGTGCACAAAGCTTTTGAGTAACTCAACCACAACCATCTACCTAACTATGCtgcgaataaaaaaaatatttgcatttCCCGAGGTGTTAAATTCATGTGTCTTAGTTTGTGAATGTGTACATACTAAACATTTTTGAGTTCCATTGTTTATGAGTTTTGACCTTGTCTTTCAAGTTCAATTGTTAAGTATAGATCTTTGAGCATAGATAATTAGATAGATCTTCTTTTACCAGAAATATGGTATATCCTTTGTGGAATCAATATCAAATACTTTTATGTGCTAACCTCCAATCCCCAAATTATTGATCTTAGGCCATATCTATGATTTATCTTTCAAGTTCGTCTTTTGAGTCATCCACTGTCAAGATTCTGTTTGTATCAAGTGACAACTTTTAGATTTGTTCAGGAAGTTAAGTTATGCATCGAATGAGCTATGTATTGAGAACTTCAGAATGGTTTTCTTTTGTGGAAATAAAGTTCAAGACATTTTGATGTTTCTTGTTCACATGGTCCATGATGTGTGGGATCTTCTTTTATTTAGTTACTTATGTCCTTTTCTAGGATGTGCTTCCTAATAACATTCCTTTTATGTTACTGTTTTCACCAAGACAATCCTTACTTTGcctaaaaaaattacaaaataaaaactaaagcTTTAGGTTTTTAATGgtttattcattatattttgttttgtggATTCTTATTGTGTTGATGGTATCATGTTTTGTTTAGGGATGGTCACTGTCCTGAATATAGTGGCGATGAACAAGCTATATGCGTTGTTGGCCTAGCCAAAGTCAAACCTGGAATTTTCGTGGAGGCCATCCAGTATCTTCTGATCTTGGCAACTCCTGTTGAGGTACtatatattcatgaatgttCAACTTCATTTATTCAAGTTCTGTGATAGGCATTTGTCATGACTCAATTTACCTAAGCTGTAATGACACCTAACCCAACCTGTCAGGTGAACCAGTTCATACAAATAAGTATGATACAAAAACAACATATTGTGATAAAGTCTAACAAAATATTAATGAGGCAATACCAAGTCTATAATGCGGTAATAGTCAATTCAACCCCCAGTAATTGGTGTCACAAGTCATGAATTACTAGAATTAGGAAATACAACTTTGCTATAAAACAGAAATAAAAGACCCTAAGCTACCATAAACTAGCTGGCAGTTCATAAAGAATGCCAATAGAACTCCCAATTTACCAAAGCTGTGCTGACACCTAGCCCAACCCGTCAAGAGAACTAGTCATACAAATAAACACAATACAAAGGCAACAAATTGTAATAAAGTCTTAAAGGAATAATCTAAATGAGACAATATTAAGTGAAATACAACGCGAAAATAATTGATTCTCATCACTGGAATGCTGATATCTTCGACACTCACTCGTGGACTCTGCTGAAAGCTTGAATCTATATCTGCGCATGGTTTCaaaagtgtagtatgagtacacCAACAGGTACTTGGTATCATTTACCGCCCACAACAAGATAGAAGGTGAGAGCAATATAGAAGATGCTCACTTTTAAACCCTTGCAGTTATTATatctaacaataataataatgaagcACAGAAACAACAATTTTAGACATGCACAAAACGACTTATACACTGATATGcacaattcaatatttatatgaaaaatgcATCAACAAGAGTGTAAATCAAAATGCATCAACAAGTGTAAATCAAAATGCATGATAAAAACTGGAACTTCACTTAAATAGGCACTCCCTGTGCCATAACAAACCAGGAACTTGTCAGTTTCTACCAACCTGCGAGTGCTGCCTGATATGCTTGGGTTATACAATGACTCGCGAGGGGCAAATCCATACCTACACGTAATAACCTGAGCCATAGCTCCATAAACGCTGACACCCAAGTCATGGATCACACTAGACTTATCAACTCAAGTCACATGTCAATGTGAACCAGTAAACGCTGACACCCATGTCGTGACTCACACAAGACTCATCAACTAAGATCACACATAAGTATGAATGTATAACCCTTGACACCCAAGTTATGGATCACCAAACTCATCAGCTCAAACCACATATAAGTTGAATCACATGCAGGTAAACAAACATATGCACAGTGCATGACTAAACATGTAACATGTAATCGACCAAAATGAACGTCCATAGTGTTAAACTAGCTAAAATAAGATGTCTATAGCATCATCATAGCATGTGAGAGTGCATAACTTAGTCATGAGATGTAACAGCAAAGATACAACACAGAGAACCCATAGGTATAGCCTCGGTACCCACATATATACCCGTTACCTCATATACTATCCCCACAGAGAAGCTCCCTTATATGTATCAGATTGCTGCGATTAAGAATTCCACCATAGCTCATAATAGAAATGGAAACCGTTGGGATATTCTATTCAGAAGGACAGTAAACGATTGGGAGATGGGCCAACTGATGGAATTGCTAGCAGATTTGGAAAGATATAATATTGATGTGACCATGGAAGATACTATGTGTTGGGGGAGGAAAGACACTTTCAAAGTGAAAGAATGCTACAGGATGATTGGTACACAAAACCAAGTAGTTGACGATTGGCCCTGGAAATTGATTCGGAAGAAAATGTTGCCTCCTAAGATTATTTGTTTTAACTGGATTGCTCTCCATGAAGTTAGCTTGACACCAGACAACCTCAAAAGGAAAGGTCTCCAGTTAGTGAACAGATGCTACCTATATTTGGACAAGTCGGAAACTGTGAATCATCTGATTTTGCACTGCAAGGTGGCTACTGATGTTTGGAACATGTTCTGCATTTTTGGGTAAAAAAGGATGATGCCACAGACCATAAAAGAGGCACATATGAACTGGATCATGTGGAGAGTTGATGAAACAATCAAAAGGATCTGGCTAATGATCCCTGCTGCTATCTTCTGGAGTATTTGGAATGAGAGGAATATGTGGTGATCTGATGGAACCTCAGCTCCAAATTTCTCTCTCAAAACCAGATGTCTAGTCTTACATTTTTCTGGTCTAAATCAGCTACTGTATCTTGCACTGAACAATTTTTGGAGTTTATTGGCTCCCTTGTCTTAGATTACCTAACTGTAAAGGaacttgtttttttctttatccCAGTTTCTTTTGTCAATTTTTCTTTCGTTGCAAGTTGAAACTATGCATGAGTAAAATACcttactttatcaaaaaaataaataaagatacgATACCATCATATGCattgtatatataaaacaaTATCAATTTGAAAAATGCCCTCATTGAGGTCAAAGTCTTAACGTACCTCAATCCAACTAAAGCTTTGACCTTCAAAAATAGTCTTTCCATGTTTCAAGTCTATTAAATGAGCGTAATCTGTGCAAAAGATTAATTAATGATGTCAAACAAGGCTATTGGACTTAATTCCTTATGTGAGTTCTCGGTTAAAGCCAAAGTTAACCAAAAACTTACTCCTTAGTCAACTCAGTCAAACtggaaaataaattcataattagcTGAGGATTTCAAATTGTATGCATTCTCACATCAAGTTCTTTTGCATGCCTAAATCCTCAATTTGTGCTTTTAGGGTTTATGTCTCAAATCCCCAATTTTACCCATGTAATTCCATGTTTAGATGTTAAATCTAGAGACAAATTGATGATTTAAACTCAAATTTAAGGCACTCAAGGGTGTggcctagtggtcaatgaagtggtcGAGAttcaaagtttattttgtttgttgtttttgtcTTCAATCATTTCTGTCGGTTTACTGCACCATATTGCCTATAGATCTGGATATATTGGATCTCTTACATGGATTAGTGGAGATAGTATTATCAGTATCTGGTGTAGAATGACCCTGTATATCTAAACAATAGTCTCCAGTTTTTAGTTATTTCTTTGTGCACCTATAAGATCCCTATTAGTATAgaagtatttttttgttttttgtgaaGAACCATATTTTTGTGTAGGTTCCCCGCGTTTCTGTATACCTTTTGTATCAGAGACTTTGAATGAAATTATTACTTTATCAAAAACAGTATCAGAATGGATTTGTGATGTAAGCATTAGATTGCTTTATTACTGGTGAGATTTAGATGTCTGTTTTTAGTCCATGTTTCCTCTCATctataacaatataatttgTTCTACCTTTGGTCCTCTCATTTACCTCTAGCTCTATTGCACTTAGTTGATCCTTGTAGGTGTATGTTGTTCTGCAAGCAGTGACGGAACTGATCCATACGCTGAGGTGTCACTTCAGCCATTACCAGATTATACAATTCCATCTGATGGAGTGACCATGACATGTATAAGTTCCACAGATAGAGGTCACATTTTCCTTGCTGGCCGTGATGGCCACATTTATGAATTGCAGTACTCAACTGGTTCGGGGTGGCAGAAGCGATGCCGCAAGCTCTGTCTAACTGCAGGTCTCGGAAGTGTCATATCAAGGTATTCCCTTTCTCTTTGGTAGGGGGGGGGGTTGTGTCAGTAGTCTACATGAAACTATATTTTACTTCCCTTTCTTTGGTCTTGCAATTTGCATAGTCATCAATGGTTTTCCAGAGTCTTATAACATCAAAGACTCAAGGTTCTCAACTGTGCGTGCCTTGTTAGAACTATGAAGTGAAGGCCTGAGTGTAGAGTGAGGTGTAAGAATAATAACTGTTTTATTTCAGGTGGGTGGTGCCAAATGTTTTCAAGTTTGGAGCCGTAGATCCCATTGTTGAAATGGTCATTGATAATGAGAGACACATCCTATATGCACGTACCGAAGAGATGAAAATTCTGATGTTTTCTCTTGGAGAAAATGGGGCTGGACCCCTTAAAAAAGTAGCAGAAGAGAGAAATTTGATAAATCAGAGGGATTCTTATGGTGGTAGGCAACCAGCTGGTTCAAGGGCTCCTAGATCAGCCAAAACAACCATTGTTTCCATCTCACCGTTATCTGTCTTAGAATCGAAATGGCTACATCTTGTTGCTGTGCTATCAGATGGCAGAAGAATGTATCTTTCCACGTCTTCTTCTGGTGGAACCAATAGTACTGCTGGAAGTTTCGGTGGTCTTAATCATCAAAAGCCAAACTGCTTAAAAGTTGTAACGACTAGGCCAGCTCCTCCTCTTGGGGCAGGTAGTGGGCTTCCATTTGGAGCTGTATCTCTTGCTAGTAGATCACAGAGTGAAGATCTGTCACTGAAGATAGAATCAGCCTATTATTCTGCTGGGACTCTTGTCCTTTCTGATTCATCTCCACCGACTGTTTCTTCTCTTCTTATTGTAAATCGGGATTCAAGTTCTCAATCTTCTTCAAGTAGCTTGGGAGCAGGTGCTAGGAGTTCTCGCCCACTCCGTGAATTGGTGTCATCCCTGCCCATTGAAGGAAGGATGCTTTTCGTGGCTGATGTTCTACCCCTACCAGATACAGCAGCCGCGGTGCAGTCACTTTATTTACAGCTGGAGTTCGGCTATGATAACTCAGGGGAATCCTGTGAAAGAACTTCGGGTAAACTTTGGGCTAGAGGTGATCTTTCAACCCAACATATATTACCAAGAAGGAGAATCGTCATATTCAGCACTATGGGTATGATGGAAGTAGTTTTTAACAGACCAGTCGATGTACTCAGGAGACTATTGGAATCCAATTCGCCTAGGTCATTATTAGAGGATTTCTTCAGTCGTTTTGGATCTGGAGAGTCTGCTGCCATGTGTTTAATGCTTGCTGCGAGGATAATCTATACTGAGACCTTAGTAAGTAATGTTGCTGCTGAGAGGGCAGCTGAAGCTTTTGAGGATCCAAGACTTGTTGGAGTACCACAGCTAGAAGGTAGTGGTGCATTTTCAAATACTAGAGCTCCAGCTGGAGGATTTAGCATGGGCCAGGTTGTGCAGGAAGCTGAGCCTGTTTTCTCCGGTGCTCATGAAGGTCTTTGCTTATGCTCATCAAGGTTACTTCTACCTTTGTGGGAGCTTCCTGTTTTCATCACTAAAGGAGGCATAACTTCTTCAGAAGCATTTGACAATGTAGTAGTTGTCTGCCGACTTCCTGGTGAGACCATGCAAATCCTGGAAGACAAGATACGTTCTTTAGAGAAGTTCCTGAGATCTAGGAGGAACCAGAGAAGGGGACTTTATGGTTGTGTTGCTGGCTTAGGTGACTTGACAGGCTCAATTTTGATTGGAACTGGCTCAGATATGGGGGCTGGTGACAGAAGTATGGTAAGAAATCTATTTGGATCTTATGCTCGCAATGTCGAGTCCAATGAAGGTGGATCTTCAAACAAAAGGCAACGACTTCCTTATAGTTCTGCAGAACTTGCTGCCATGGAggtaaatgttttaaagaattGGTTCTCTTTTATTCCGAGGCATAACTTACTTGCAAAGCCTATCTGAATGTTTACAGGTTAGAGCCATGGAGTGTATCAGGCAATTGCTCCTTAGATGTGGCGAAGCCATATTCTTGCTGCAACTTCTTACACAACATCATGTGACACGcttgattcaaaattttgaagctAATATCAAGCAGGCCCTAGTTCAGTTGACATTCCATCAACTAGTTTGTTCAGAAGAGGGAGATAGACTTGCTACGAGACTTGTATCTGCCCTCATGGAGGTACTTTAACATGCAcgatagaattatttttgaatgCGGGTGATTTCCACTTGGTATTAAGTAGTTAATTCTTGCTTGCAAAGGGAACAATTGTAAGATTTCCATATTAGTATGTTTTTTGCTTGCACTGAAGGCATAATTTATCAAGTACGGTTTTTCTCCTTCCCCAGCATTACACTGGTCCAGATGGCAGGGGAACTGTTGACGACATAAGTGGTAGACTACGAGAGGGTTGCCCAAGTTATTACAAAGAATCTGATTACAAGTTCTACTTAGCAGTTGAATCTCTTGATAGAGCTGCTGCTACATTAGATGCAGAGGAGAGAGAAAACCTTGCGAGAGAGGCATTCAACTACCTAAGCAAAGTTCCAGAGTCTGCAGATCTGCGGACTGTATGTAAACGTTTTGAAGATCTGAGGTTGGTTCATTTAGATCCATCTTCCCCTTCATCTTAGATTCAGTTTTTTTGTTCATTACCTAGATTCGTGGTGTCTCGTGCTTAGCATGTTGCTATAATATTGCAGATTTTATGAAGCTGTGGTCCTATTACCTCTGCAAAAGGCACAAGCTCTTGACCCTGCTGGTGATGCTTTTAATGAGCAAATAGATGCTGGAATTCGAGATCTTGCACTTGCTCAACGTGAGCAGTGCTATGAGATTATTTTCAGCGCCTTGCATTCTTTAAAAGGTGAAGCTTCAAAGAGGGAATTTGGATCTCCTATCAGACCTATTGCTCAGTCTACTCTTGATCAAACTTCTCGGAAAAAGTTCATTTGCCAGATTGTCCAACTTGGTGTGCAATCTTCAGACAGAATTTTTCATCTGAAGCTGTATCAAACTTTAATCGATTTGGGCCTGGAAGATGAACTACTTGAATATGGTGGCCCTGATTTGGTACCTTTTCTGCAAAATTCTGGTCGTGAACCTACAAATGAGGTTTGTCTATTGTGGTTTCTATTTTTGTACTGCTTATGTTTCTTGTGTTTGATACTCGGCGTTGATAGTTATCTAGTTGTTCATCATATTATTAGCATCCAGTTTTCTTGCATAACGTTTTGGTGTTTTTGCGGGACCAATTTCCCGAGCCATCagttctttcattttcttcgcAGGTTCGTGCTGTCTCTGCAGTGGCATCTCCAACTTCACCATTGGCTCATGCTAGAGTACCTGCACTATCCAACCAAGCCAAATATTTTGAGCTTTTGGCTCGTTATTATGTTTTGAAGAGACAACACGTTCTTGCAGCCCATGTTTTGGTGAGGCTGGCAGAAAGGCGCTCCACTGATGCAGGGGATGCTCCTAGTTTAGAACAAAGGTTCTTATCCCAACTGACCTAATGAATATTTAAGCCTATTTTTCAGGATTGAGCATAATTGGTGtgaatttttcttattcattcACATTCTTGCTTGAATGTTTCATTTATTCCTTTATGATAGAAATTTGGGGGAGATACACCTTTAAACTAGAGTTGATGAATTTGTATTGCAAACTATGtagagtattttttttctctcactaAATTTACAATAAAGGTAGTTTGACTAAAGCATATTTGTCACAAACCACTAGTTCTTATATGTGAAGCAGTTCTTATCTTATTTAGTACTCCATCtatccatattttttttttgaaactggttAAGTGCTCCATCTATCCATTAATTATTTGTTGCATTTGACTGGGCAAGGAGTTTGAGATGTTTAAGTTGGTGTTCCAAATTTTGTACTACTGCATACTTATAAGCTGTGTTGTAAGTTCAAGCACTTCAATTCTGCGATCTGAATTCTCAACGTAATATTCACATTCATTTTAACATTTGATGAGGGCCCTAAGAATGTCTTGGTTTATCTGCCATGGCAGTTCCCTGTTGTGGCAAATGCGAAATTTTAGAGGAAAGATAAAACAACTGCTCATTAAATTAATAGCTTTCTCATAAATGTAGGTGCTGTTACCGCTTTGTGACAAAGTATTTTTGGATTTATTGAGAGTGGAGCGCTACTAATTTTTTCAAACATAGAGATATAGAAAGAGAGAAAGTAGTATCCTTTTCTCTTTGGTCTGGTTCAGAAAGCCCGACTTGCTGTTCCTCTAAGAGGGCTTCTTAATCTGTCATTGTTTAGCTGTTTATGTTACTCAGAACAGATCTCATTTTGTTTTCTTCTGTCCCATTTTGTATCACTCTATTTGGTTGTGCTTTCTTGGTAGTagtgaaataaaatatctaGTTGTTGAAAGtttgtttgataaataaaatatcacagTAGAATTTGAATAGAAAGTCTAAATATGTTAGTAAAATGTAATTAAAGCAACATGATtagtgaggattcatatagctgACCCCTACGTGCTTGGATTGGAGCATAATTGTTGTGGAAGGCTTGAAAGTTGTATAAAATCACATTGTTAGTGAAATGGTACCTTATTCTTTTGGATGTTTTGTAGATAGAAAGAATGTTATCCATGTTTGAATGAAGGAAATACttttttgtgtttaatagaaaTTTGTTGTGAGTAGTGTTTGCTGTCTAATTTGGGTAATGGCAGGCGGCAATACTTGAGTAATGCTGTTTTGCAAGCAAAGAGTGCCCATGACACTGATGGTATGAGTGGTTCTGCGCGGGGTGCTCTTGACAATGGGCTGCTTGATTTGCTCGAAGGAAAGCTTGCTGTTCTTcagtttcaaattaaaattaaagatgaaCTGGAGGCTATGTCTTCCAGGTTAGAGTCATCTACAAGCACATCTGAATCTGGTTCTGGTGAAACATCACCCAATATGAGTAATATTCTTCGAGAAAAAGCGAAGGAGCTATCAATGGAATTGAAGAGCATTACACAGTTGTATAATGACTATGCTGTTCCTTTTGAGATATGGGAGGTATGATACACAATAAACACACATTTGTCACCATGTGCtctactttatttatttgtttttgctcTACTTTATGcatgatcttttttttaaaaaaatttaaacccGTTTGTCCATGAAATTTCACTTTTTCCAGAAAATTGTTTCACTTTATTCAACctacttcaaaattttcaaataaagtgaatttgattattttggttttttttcaGATAAGCTGTACTTTTTCCCCCTTCTTTTTATCATGGATGCTCTGGTAGATAACTCTAGATCGTAAAGAGGTCTATTCTTCATGGGagtattttaaaaagtgattttATTCTCGAATTGCATAACAAGTGAGACCATAGATGTGACTTCTGGATTATAAACTAATTAGAGCAATAGAATATGCCTCTGCTGTTATACTTAACTTTTCAATACCAAATTCCCTGTTTATAAGAGTCACTGTGCAACTATATGGGCTTCTTcgatttaaaaacaaaataaaaaagaagagcaACTGGATGGGGTCTCTGTGCAGCAGTGCCAGAGGGCGGCTCAAAGCTTATATCTGAACATCACAGTTTGTAAATGGGTGACATTTCAGCTTGTGAATGCTTCCCAAAGTTTTTCAGCAATTTCCACTTATCCCCTCCCCTTCACTCTTTTTCTTGCCAAGGATTTGTCAATGCGATTCTTAATTTTACATCTTATCTATAAAGAAATGGATATTGCGCCTAACATAACCCCAAAGGCTAGCTCATTGGATGAGTATTTGCTGACGACTACATAAGGAGGCAAACAACTCTTTTCCACATTGATGTGGGGCTCTAACACCACCTAGTATGCTTAGCACTAGACATCTGGAGCGTGGACAATATAATAATAGGACCCAACATTGGGTAACCCAGGAATTAGGATGGGTCTGTTCTGATGCCAAGTAAAAGAAGTGGATCTTGAGCCTAACTCAGCACTAAGGAGGCAAACCCCCTTATCCTACACTAATGTGTGATTTTAACACCACCTTTCATACACCATTGGCAGTGATCGGCTAGGGCATATTGCTTAATGTGCAAAAATATCTCTATAGTTTGAATATAGTTGACTAGCCTCCCAAAAGAATCGAATAGAAAGGTAAAATCACCAGCTAATGGAAATTGGTAATTTTGAATTACTTTCATCTATCGAAGATTAAGAGATtgatcaattttgtcatcattTTAAGCTCTCCAATTTCAGGCAACTGAACCAAGTATCTTTTTCATGTTTCTGACTTACAGATATGCCTGGAGATGTTGTACTTCGCTAGCTACTCCGGTGATGCTGATAGCAGCATACTGCGAGAGACATGGGCTAGGCTCATTGATCAAGCTCTTATGAGGGGTGGGATTGCTGAAGCTTGTGCTGTACTGAAGAGGGTTGGTAGCCATGTGTATCCCGGAGATGGAGCTGTTTTACCATTTGATACTCTCTGTCTTCACCTTGAAAAGGCTGCACTGGTATGGGCTATTACCCCTTTTGAGCTGCCCCTGCCCATTTTCATTCTGCTAGTTCCCTTGCATGTGCTTTCAACTAAttcaattcttcattttgaaatttaaacttGATTGAATCCTTTAATACTGTGAAGGAGCAAGTGGTTTCTGGTGCTGAATCTGTTGGGGATGAAGATATTCCTAGGGCTCTTTTAGCTGCTTGCAAGggtgcagtagagcctgtattAAATACTTATGACCAGCTGTTATTAAGTGGGGCAATGTTACCAACTCCGAATCTTAGATTGCGTCTCCTGCGCTCCGTACTGGCTTTACTTCGTGAATGGGCACTTTCTGTCTTCGCACAGGGAATGGGTACAAGTGTTACTGGAGCCTCTCTGATTCTTGGTGGAACTTTATCATTAGGACAGACTGCAGTTGGTAATCAAGGTGTTCGCGATAAAATAACAAGTGCAGCAAATCGGTTAGTTTCCCATCAGAGATTACTAATACATGTCTTTTCACTCATCTCAGCAGTATCTAGATAGGCTTTTCAACTCTTCTGTTATCTTCTTTCATGTTATGGTTCTACCAATCTGGCTGGTTTGCTATATAAATGCTTTACGGTGCACCAGTTTTGTCATTACATATCTAAATCCGTTGTTTTGTTTTCTCGGTTTAACCAGATATATGACAGAAGTGCGAAGATTACCTCTTCCACAAAATCAAACTGAAGCTGTTTATCGAGGTTTTCGTGAACTTGAAGAATCATTGTTAAGTCCATTCCCTTTTGAACGGTTTTGATTTTTGTGATATCATATGCTTGTACAATATCCTGCCTTTTCTTTGTCCTTCACTGCATATTTGATttgaacaaaacaaaatttttctcatgaactgTATTTTATTAGTTCTGATGTTTAGCATTGCCTTGATACTCCTGTAACATGTGATCATACATCAATGACAGAATTGCCTTAGAATTGGAAAAtgattatttaatcaattttaaaggTCGATAGAAGTATTCAACTTCTTGTGAAATCTGAAAGTCCAgataataatatgttaatacATTCATTGACTCTTACATCAGTTATTATTACGCTAGAATAATTCACAAATACTTTTAACAATGATGTGTTAATCTGCACGATTTTCTCGAAGAGActttatattattgaaaatatcCAACATCTTATTAAcaacttttctatttttaagCTTACAATGTGAACTTTATCTGCACATAGTGTAAGTTTGACTAAAGAGATCATGATGCAAATTATTTTAAGATGATAGTATAAGGTTTAATGCCTATTTTAGAAGTGGATTATGATgcacattattttaaaaatgataggATGAAGTGTAGAGAGGTGCGATCACAAATTATGGTATCGAAGATTCAAAACAGGTGCATTTGAGAAGTCGAACACAGCTAAAGGGACTTTGAAGCATGGGAAATTCAACTTTTTTCTGTCATTACTTTATGTTGGTAAAAGATGAAAGAATCGTTACTGCATATTCTGCAGATAACAACAGCAGCAATAACATATCCCGTGTAATCTCACAAGTGGGGTTTAAGGGAGGGTGGTTTGTACGCAGCCTTGCCCCTACGTTGTAAAGATAGAGAGACTGTTTCCAATACCACTCTGCTCAAGTCTGCACTTTCTGCAGATTTTTACTACAATTCCA
Proteins encoded in this window:
- the LOC101246938 gene encoding nuclear pore complex protein NUP155 gives rise to the protein MSGDNEIVMRDVTNAGLVVSDRIGRDVASQIDLEDALEASRYASHPYTAQPREWPPLVEVVDSWELPSVLIERYNASSGEGTALCGVFPEIRRAWASVDNTLFLWRFDKWDGHCPEYSGDEQAICVVGLAKVKPGIFVEAIQYLLILATPVELILVGVCCSASSDGTDPYAEVSLQPLPDYTIPSDGVTMTCISSTDRGHIFLAGRDGHIYELQYSTGSGWQKRCRKLCLTAGLGSVISRWVVPNVFKFGAVDPIVEMVIDNERHILYARTEEMKILMFSLGENGAGPLKKVAEERNLINQRDSYGGRQPAGSRAPRSAKTTIVSISPLSVLESKWLHLVAVLSDGRRMYLSTSSSGGTNSTAGSFGGLNHQKPNCLKVVTTRPAPPLGAGSGLPFGAVSLASRSQSEDLSLKIESAYYSAGTLVLSDSSPPTVSSLLIVNRDSSSQSSSSSLGAGARSSRPLRELVSSLPIEGRMLFVADVLPLPDTAAAVQSLYLQLEFGYDNSGESCERTSGKLWARGDLSTQHILPRRRIVIFSTMGMMEVVFNRPVDVLRRLLESNSPRSLLEDFFSRFGSGESAAMCLMLAARIIYTETLVSNVAAERAAEAFEDPRLVGVPQLEGSGAFSNTRAPAGGFSMGQVVQEAEPVFSGAHEGLCLCSSRLLLPLWELPVFITKGGITSSEAFDNVVVVCRLPGETMQILEDKIRSLEKFLRSRRNQRRGLYGCVAGLGDLTGSILIGTGSDMGAGDRSMVRNLFGSYARNVESNEGGSSNKRQRLPYSSAELAAMEVRAMECIRQLLLRCGEAIFLLQLLTQHHVTRLIQNFEANIKQALVQLTFHQLVCSEEGDRLATRLVSALMEHYTGPDGRGTVDDISGRLREGCPSYYKESDYKFYLAVESLDRAAATLDAEERENLAREAFNYLSKVPESADLRTVCKRFEDLRFYEAVVLLPLQKAQALDPAGDAFNEQIDAGIRDLALAQREQCYEIIFSALHSLKGEASKREFGSPIRPIAQSTLDQTSRKKFICQIVQLGVQSSDRIFHLKLYQTLIDLGLEDELLEYGGPDLVPFLQNSGREPTNEVRAVSAVASPTSPLAHARVPALSNQAKYFELLARYYVLKRQHVLAAHVLVRLAERRSTDAGDAPSLEQRRQYLSNAVLQAKSAHDTDGMSGSARGALDNGLLDLLEGKLAVLQFQIKIKDELEAMSSRLESSTSTSESGSGETSPNMSNILREKAKELSMELKSITQLYNDYAVPFEIWEICLEMLYFASYSGDADSSILRETWARLIDQALMRGGIAEACAVLKRVGSHVYPGDGAVLPFDTLCLHLEKAALEQVVSGAESVGDEDIPRALLAACKGAVEPVLNTYDQLLLSGAMLPTPNLRLRLLRSVLALLREWALSVFAQGMGTSVTGASLILGGTLSLGQTAVGNQGVRDKITSAANRYMTEVRRLPLPQNQTEAVYRGFRELEESLLSPFPFERF